The Bacteroidetes bacterium SB0662_bin_6 DNA window GCAGCTCCTGCTATGGGAGCCTTTGGTCCGGACAATGCATTGTTGAGCAAGTTGGATCCCAATCTCCTTTATGATGCGGGTACGGACGGAAATGCCGCACTGGGAGGAACCACAACATTCGTGTACGATACCGCAAGACAAGAACTGGTTTCACAGTATCTGAGCCTCGCGGGTACACTGCGCAATTGTGCAGGTGGACCTACACCGTGGAATACATGGATTACGTGCGAGGAAGTCACTACACGGGCAGGGGAAGACGGAGCAGCCAGGGATCACGGCTACGCTTTTCAGGTTCCGGCAAGTGCGACGCCGACGGTTGCCATCCCCGAACCACTTCGTGCAATGGGGCGGTTCAATCGCGAAGCGGTGGCTGTAGATCCGGCTACAAACATTATTTATCAAACAGAAGATACGCATGACAGTCTCATCTATCGGTTTATCCCGGACGATCCGTCGGATATCGCAGCAGGCGGTCGGCTTCAGGCACTTCGTGTCAGAGGCCAGCCCAGCCTGGATACACGCAACTGGGATGCACAAACAGTCTCTGTCGGGACCGAACTGGAAATAGATTGGCTGGACATTGAAGATGTTGAGGCGCCGTTGGATGATCTGCGTCTTCGGGGGTTCGATCAGGGAGCGGCCAGATTTGCACGGGGGGAGGGGATGTGGTATGGCAATGATGCGGTGTATTTTGCCTGCACAAATGGAGGGAAAGCCGAGTGTGGTCAAATTTGGCGACTAATCCCCGACAGAACGCTCGAGTTGTTCGTCGAGCCAAATGATCCGGGCCTTATAGAAAACGCGGATAACCTGACCGTAACGCCATGGGGTGATCTGATCGTATGCGAAGACGGCTCAAATGAGCAGTTTCTTGTCGGAGTCACCCCCGAAGGAGAACTCTACAAGTTTGCCCGCAATGCGGTCAGCAATTCCGAGTTGGCCGGCGCCACATTCTCTCCGGACGGAACGACACTGTTTGTGAACATCCAGCACGATGGACTAACCCTGGCCATCACGGGCAAATGGGTCTGATGGACTTTATCTTCCCACTTTTTTCTACTGCCGATATCTGTCATTTCCGGCAAGTTGGCAGTATCGTTTTACATACACCTCAGTTGCCTGGGTCACTCAGGGATTGGCAATCCGGTCCACCGTGTGCAGCAGGCTGGTAGCCGCCTCGGGAGTGTCGTGCGAGATCTCCCAGATCATGACGCCCGGATACCCGTTATCGACTACGAATTGCGTCTTGTCGGCAATGGTTTGTACGCCGTTGTAGTAGATGTTGGCGACCCGGTCGGCGTCCGACGCCTCGGGGTATTGCACGATGATATCGCGATAGGCGACGCCGATCCCGCCGTCCCTGTCGAAGTCGCGCCCGTAGAAAGGCAAGCCGAGGATGGTCTTGTTCCGGGGCCACTTGCGGTACCGCGTCCAGTAGGACAGCCCGGTGGAGGAAATACCGGACCCGGAACCGATGGCCTGCTGGTAGGACGCATGAGGTCCCGGCGCAGACCAGGGGCCGGAAAAGTCGTAGGCCATGACGTGCACATAGTCCACCAGGGAATGCA harbors:
- a CDS encoding DUF839 domain-containing protein; its protein translation is MQSLNKFDAVASRRQFLRTSGAFALGFSGLHAFIGCNPSSTPLKERFGPLVSDPAGIMDLPSGFSYKIISRVGDPMNDGFYVPGAADGMAAFEGPSGYTVVVRNHEVNAGAAPAMGAFGPDNALLSKLDPNLLYDAGTDGNAALGGTTTFVYDTARQELVSQYLSLAGTLRNCAGGPTPWNTWITCEEVTTRAGEDGAARDHGYAFQVPASATPTVAIPEPLRAMGRFNREAVAVDPATNIIYQTEDTHDSLIYRFIPDDPSDIAAGGRLQALRVRGQPSLDTRNWDAQTVSVGTELEIDWLDIEDVEAPLDDLRLRGFDQGAARFARGEGMWYGNDAVYFACTNGGKAECGQIWRLIPDRTLELFVEPNDPGLIENADNLTVTPWGDLIVCEDGSNEQFLVGVTPEGELYKFARNAVSNSELAGATFSPDGTTLFVNIQHDGLTLAITGKWV